A stretch of the Nothobranchius furzeri strain GRZ-AD chromosome 5, NfurGRZ-RIMD1, whole genome shotgun sequence genome encodes the following:
- the LOC139070000 gene encoding uncharacterized protein, which yields MWCFVRRVSVFLQVFLASPRRNMCTVVRLLHIRRSKICQVLNTNAEMLREIGLLRQPASWPSNSQDSPATPPWARRRRKQCATTRKRGKRGGVRVRLEAKPTRPAIPSLLLANVRSLDNKMDSIRLLRSANRSVSDCCVLVFIETWLNDNIPDSAIQLEQLACYRVDRALIDGGKTRGGGVCVYICDEWCRDATVVRKHCSSLAELMIVKCRPFYLPREVSSILLVATYIPPSSNNSDRNAALNELHQTISEQQTAHPDGFIILAGDFNHVDLKTVLPKFHQHVHFPTRGDDILDLVYTQEKGAYKAIPLPHIGTSDHLTVMLMPSYRQRVKVIKP from the coding sequence ATGTGGTGTTTTGTTCGTCGAGTAAGTGTCTTTCTGCAAGTATTTCTTGCCAGTCCACGTCGGAATATGTGTACAGTCGTCAGGCTCTTACACATTCGGAGAAGCAAGATTTGCCAAGTTTTGAACACTAACGCTGAGATGTTAAGGGAAATAGGACTTCTGCGACAGCCTGCTAGCTGGCCTAGCAACTCACAGGACTCACCTGCTACCCCTCCCTGGGCAAGGAGACgtcgaaagcagtgtgctacgacAAGGAAGCGGGGCAAGCGCGGAGGTGTCCGAGTCAGGCTTGAGGCTAAGCCAACTCGCCCAGCCATACCGTCGCTCCTCTTGGCCAACGTACGATCTCTGGACAATAAAATGGACAGCATACGACTTCTGAGATCGGCGAATCGCAGCGtaagtgactgttgtgtgctagtTTTCATTGAGACATGGCTTAATGACAACATTCCGGACTCGGCTATACAACTGGAGCAGCTAGCATGCTACAGAGTCGACAGGGCTCTCATAGATGGAGGCAAGACCCGAGGTGGTGGGGTCTGTGTTTACATCTGTGACGAGTGGTGTCGTGATGCCACTGTAGTACGCAAACACTGCTCATCACTGGCGGAGTTGATGATCGTGAAGTGTCGCCCCTTCTACTTGCCCAGGGAGGTAAGTTCGATCTTGTTGGTCGCTACTTATATACCTCCATCTAGCAACAACAGCGATAGAAATGCGGCGCTGAACGAATTGCATCAGACCATCAGTGAGCAACAAACAGCACACCCAGACGGTTTCATCATCCTCGCAGGAGACTTTAATCACGTTGATCTTAAAACTGTTCTCCCAAAGTTTCATCAGCATGTACATTTTCCAACAAGGGGAGATGACATATTGGACCTGGTCTACACACAGGAAAAGGGAGCATACAAAGCCATTCCCCTCCCCCATATCGGCACCTCTGATCACCTCACTGTTATGCTAATGCCATCATACAGACAGAGAGTGAAGGTcatcaaaccctaa